A single region of the Alteriqipengyuania flavescens genome encodes:
- a CDS encoding ABC transporter ATP-binding protein: MSILQASGLSYAVDGKPLVVDAGFSLEPGELTALIGPNGSGKTTLLRLALGLLQAEAGSASIDGEPVAGLSPVERARKIAYLPQARPLVWPQPVRDVVSLGRFAYGAALGRLSAGDEAAVSHAIGACQLDGFEERAADTLSGGELARVHLARALAAETPLVIADEPVAALDPRYQHQTMRLFASMAQGGHGVLTVVHDLDLALRYATRVLWLDEGRIVADGTPEETYTNERLRRVFGIEAEIIRNGARIRLDILGPV, encoded by the coding sequence ATGAGCATTCTGCAAGCGAGCGGTCTGAGCTACGCGGTGGACGGCAAGCCGCTGGTCGTCGATGCTGGCTTTTCGCTGGAACCAGGGGAACTCACCGCGCTGATCGGCCCCAACGGGTCAGGCAAGACGACTCTGCTGCGCCTCGCGCTCGGCCTTCTCCAAGCAGAAGCCGGTTCGGCGTCGATCGATGGCGAGCCGGTCGCTGGGCTTTCGCCGGTCGAGCGGGCGCGCAAGATCGCCTACCTGCCGCAGGCCCGACCGCTGGTCTGGCCGCAACCGGTTCGCGACGTCGTTTCGCTCGGGCGGTTCGCCTATGGCGCAGCTTTGGGGCGGCTGTCAGCGGGCGATGAGGCGGCGGTTTCTCACGCGATCGGGGCCTGCCAGCTGGACGGTTTCGAAGAGCGGGCAGCCGATACCCTATCGGGCGGTGAATTGGCCCGTGTGCATCTCGCGCGTGCGCTCGCTGCCGAGACTCCGCTGGTCATTGCCGACGAGCCGGTCGCCGCGCTCGATCCGCGTTACCAGCACCAGACCATGCGGTTGTTTGCCTCAATGGCGCAGGGCGGTCACGGAGTGCTTACGGTCGTCCATGATCTCGATCTCGCGCTGCGTTACGCCACCCGCGTGCTGTGGTTGGATGAGGGGCGGATTGTAGCGGATGGGACGCCAGAAGAGACCTATACCAATGAGCGTCTGAGGCGAGTGTTCGGGATCGAGGCAGAGATTATCCGGAATGGCGCACGGATCCGGCTCGACATCTTGGGTCCCGTGTAA